The following are from one region of the Andrena cerasifolii isolate SP2316 chromosome 1, iyAndCera1_principal, whole genome shotgun sequence genome:
- the LOC143374587 gene encoding PRKR-interacting protein 1 homolog, producing MSENKEKEEEKPVVAKTAIDLQRLKLQKLMKNPEKPIILPERPKSKNTPTVPEFVRNVMGSSAGAGSGEFHVYRHLRRKEYARQKFIQEKGRKELLDTEYHEKLEDNKRMAEEITAKKRARRLKKKQKWKKNKQMKVDRAEQHNKYEDSTSEGESPDEKQTADKNDNEPKTACSDKSEINTIEDNKDVQGTSALCVNESLDEKNSNEKELCL from the exons ATGTCAGAGAATAAAgaaaaggaggaggagaagcCTGTGGTTGCAAAAACTGCAATCGATTTGCAGCGTCTAAAACTTCAAAAGTTAATGAAAAATCCA GAAAAGCCTATTATATTACCAGAACGGCCTAAATCTAAGAATACACCAACAGTGCCAGAATTTGTTCGCAATGTAATGGGTAGTAGCGCCGGTGCGGGCAGCGGGGAATTTCACGTATATAGACATTTAAGACGGAAAGAATATGCACGtcaaaaatttattcaagaaaagggTCGTAAG GAACTCTTAGACACTGAATATCATGAAAAGCTAGAGGACAATAAAAGGATGGCTGAAGAAATAACAGCAAAGAAAAGAGCAAGGAGGTTAAAAAAGAAGCAGAAATGGAAGAAAAATAAACAGATGAAAGTTGACAGAGCAGAACAGCATAATAAATATGAGGACAGCACTTCAGAAGGGGAAAGTCCTGATGAAAAGCAGACGGCTGACAAAAATGACAATGAGCCCAAAACTGCGTGTAGCGATAAAAGTGAAATTAatacgatcgaagataataaagaTGTACAAGGTACATCGGCATTATGTGTAAATGAAAGTTTAGATGAAAAGAATTCAAATGAAAAAGAATTATGTTTGTAA